Genomic window (Tenrec ecaudatus isolate mTenEca1 chromosome 16, mTenEca1.hap1, whole genome shotgun sequence):
GCCTTCAGCATCTGGCAGTGTTCTGCAGCTGCGCATAGGGTTGTGAGCAGAACTTCCTCCTGAGTGAGCAGGTGATTCCTTTGTcattgttcttagtctgaaagcttggctgaaacctgttcacttggggtGTCCTGCTtaaatttgaaacaccagtgacatagtgtgttagacaggcttctctagagcaacaaaaccaggacgtgtgtgtgtgtgtgtgtgtgtgtgtgtgtgtgtgtgtgtgtaaatcactaggaaatataatagctaattagtccacagagccaaTACAGAGGACTGAGTTCAATTCCCATTAAGaacttaatatactgaaagtccttcaactcccaagggctgctgggtctgaggtcaaggaagcagatagccgAGTCTTTCGTAGAGCAATGCAGAcaggtcacaggcagcaaacagcagggttggTCACCAACACTCAGCAAGAGAACAGGATTAGACAGtgccaagctcaagtgatgtatacacctgCAGTGGGGCAATGCACATCTCAAAGGTACCTCAatctctagcgacatgatccacggaTTGTGTGTCTCACAGGTAGagtagctcgcaagttgaggcagagaactagctaaggcagccacactctgctggtctaatcaccagagagcaagagagagacagggagggtctgccaagccacttatctcttttccctcccatcagactgcaaccttattaataccaCGTGTTCTTATTGGCCGTGTTGTTACAATAAACGTACCTATCACACATAGCTTGCACATCACAGCTTCACAGAAGCCACTAGAGTAGGACACACGGGCAGACACGCGGTGGCAGGAATATATTAGCAATTTTCACAATGATCTCTAGACATGATACCCGCATTCCCCGAGGGCATGAGACATAACTCCCTAGAGCCTCCCACATCCTAGTTAACTAGTTTGGGCAGTGCTTCCCTTCCTAGCCCTTTATCTTAACAGCCTTGTTTTGTGCCTTACTAAGCTCCAACATCTCTACTGTTTGAGCATAAGAGGGATTCTTTGAGGCTGGGAGGGAGCTGTTACCCTTTGGATTTATAAAAAGTAAATCTtgaattattttatatttctagTTTTTTGCATTAAGCTCAGACTGACTGATTAAGCCCCATTTTCACAACACACTTGTGCACTTAGAAAACAATCATCCCTTTTTCCCCTCCTGTAGCAAGTCAATACCTTTCTATGTAGCTCTTCTTAGTCACCCCTATTTGTGAGTCTGGCAATCTCCATTCATGGGAGCATTTCCTAGGCAATTTTGTATGGATGACTGCCAAAGCATGAAAATGGAAAAgtagctttttaattttttcaccgCTGCTTTTCCCCACTGAGTAATGCCTTtcctctctgttttattttgtgaaCCACAACTTGTTCTTCTGGGTCAGTTTTACAAAACCTGGATGATGGAGAAAAGCTGTCTACTGAATATCCAATAGTGAAGTTCCTCCAAAAGGACACCTGGTCCTCCATGGTAGGAAAACTATGTGGATTTCATGTCATTAAAGATCAGGATCCGAAGCAGAACTCTTGCCGTAGGTGAGTATTATTCCCTGGAGATAGCCTTGCAGATGAAGGGAATCTGAGGCAGAATGATGGCCTGAAACATCTCTGTCCTGTTAGGCCTTCCAGTaatggggaaatggaattaaaatataatattcaTCATCATCTTTGTGAGTCcctttgtatatatttgtataagTACAGGTGTGCATGTGTACGTATACACACAAACTTACATGGGTAGTAGCATTCCTGGTGCAATCTCCCAGACCTCGTCCTGTTGAAATGCTGATGCATGGCAGTGCCACTCTGTGTTAAAGCCAACAAGCACTCCAGTTTTGGTGAGCGTCAGCCCTGTGTCCTGTCCAGCTTCACGAGTAGAGTgagtccaggtggcatagtggttgcatgttCTGCTGCGAACCTCAAGTCCACCTGTCTCCACCAACAGCTgcccctccagagaaagatggcctttctactccaggaaacagtTAAATTTTGAAGTATACagtgacagttctatcctgtcctacagggtcaccatgagtgcaCATGGACCTTATGGTCCTGGgtaggcatgtgtgtgtgaatacatatatgtgtgtgtgtctacataaTATTGGCTCTAATATTATGTGTTCCAGAAACTTCACACTACTTGCATAAATGTGAATTGGATATTAAATATGTAAAACGTAGTTCACCTGTGCACAATGAGAAATCCTCGTAGGATAGAAGTGGAGTGAAATAGGAGCATCTCTCTAAGATGATTTAATCTTTGAGAACTGAAGCAGTTGAACGTGAAAATACAAGTTTGTTGTGATGGTCATGGTGCAATTGTATTCAATACGTATCTAACTGCATGTTACTATTTTTAGTAGAAGACTTATGAAACGGCATGTCTGTGAGCTGAGTAAGGAAAGTCAGTGTGGACAGACCCTCAGCTGGATTCCAGACCTTCACACGCTCAAAAGAACCACTCACAAACAATATCCTGTGTCCCTTCACCGTGGAACATCCTCCACAGACCAATCTTCATCAGCACTTACGCGTCAGACGAGTTTGCACTCTGGATGTGACCCCTGTCAGGACGGAGACCGCGAAGAAGCCTGCAGTTGTCCTCCTCATTCCTGCGGTCCTGTGAGAAGTCTTCCTGGGCGGAAACCTAAGGAGTGTAAGGACTGCGGGCCCAGTGTTGGTGCCTTCTCAGAGGTCCCCATACATTTGAGAGGTCATAGTGAAGGCAGGCCCTTCGTGTGCAAGGAATGTGGTCGAACCTTTCTGTATCTCTCAGAGCTAACGAGGCACTTTAGAACTCACAgcggagagaggccttatgagtgtcagcagtgtggcaaagcctttGCTCACCACTCAGCCTTGGTTTTACATAGCAGAacgcacagtggagagaggccttatgaatgcaaGGAGTGTGGGAAAGCGTTTATTCTTCGCTCCCGCCTTATTTCACACAGGAGAatacacagtggagagaggccttatgaatgtaaggagtgTGGGAAATTCTTCACTGACTCCTCAAACCTCATTGTGCATaggagaattcacagtggggaaAAGCCTTATGGCTGTAAGGAGTGTGGGAAAGCATTTACTCATCAGTCGGCCCTCATTGCACACAGGAGAATTCACAGTGGCGAGAAGCCTTTTGAATGTAAggtatgtgggaaagcctttactcGTCAGACATCCCTCATTGCACATAGGAGAATTCACAGTCGCGagaagccttatgaatgtaaggcgTGTGGGAGAGCCTTTACTCAGTCCTCCCACCTCACTAAACATGAAAGGATTCACAGTGGATAGGAGCCTTCTGAAGGGAAGCACTACTGCAGTGTCTTCAGCTGTGCCTCAACCCTCATTAAACATGGAGCTCTCAGTGAAGAGGCCTTACGAATACAAGGAGTGTGCGCTGACTGTACTCCTCGTCGACATTGGCCACATCACCGCGGAGAGAAGCCTGATGCATATAAGGGATGTTCACGGCCTCCGCTTATTCTTGGCTCTCAGTTCACATAGGATTTCTCAGTGGAGAGAGCTCCTGTGAACGTAATTATGTTGGGAAGCATCTACACTAAACACATGAGTACTCCCAGTGGGGAGAGGCTGTAGGCTGTCAGGGTTGGGAAAGCCTTACTCAGTCACCATAGCTTCTTGCGTAGGTAGGAAGACGTCTCAATAGAGAGGCATTACGAACGTAGGGAATGTGGCATAGCCTTTGTTCTTTTCATCTTATGACACACGGAAATTCGCAGTACGCGAGGCTGTATGAATGTTGAGGAATGTAATAATAGCAAAGACTTTCACTGGTCCTCAAATTCACCTAAGATTCAAGAATTCACTGGAGACAGGACATTGAGAGTATAGGATTGTGACAGGTTTTCAGTATCTCTCAGAAATGGAGAGCTTTCTTAGTCCGTGGTATCTCTGACCTTCCTGCAGTCTTGGACTATTACCAATAAGGCTGCTGTGAAGACTGCCGAGCAAGTGCGCTCGTGTTGAAATTGGTGGTAACGGACATGCAGCAAATGCACGGAATTTGTATTTGAATGTGTGTCTTTGTTTTCATGTTACAAACGTTGTTCCTATGTTTTTCATCGTATTTTTGTCTGCATTCCTATATATCCATTGATAAATATTACATGAAATTATGATGAATGTGGCCTGAGCATTTTGTTGACCAGCGATTTAAAGCCATAGGCCTGTCTTACAGCCAACTTGTGTGAAGACACCTGTTGCTTTCAGGCTGATAAATTACATGAATTAACCTAGGTGTACACATGAGATACTGCATGACCCATCCGCCATTTCCAGATGGGAAAGCACAAGTACTTTTGTCGCTGGTGAACCAAGTGCTAAATAAATGGGAATTTCCCTTTTCTGCCACTTTTATTCTGTGTTTTCATTGTGGTTTTTCACTGTCAAGAATAGCTTTCTTTGTAATCACTTTATTTACTCATTCTCAAAAGGCCCCAGCTTGCCTTTAGTAGGTTCTTACTGTACCCCAAATAGGCATGCATCATCTCTGACAGCTGGGGCGCAGTGGTAAAGCGCTTAGCCAGTGGCTGGAAGAGAGTGGCCGGAGCCCCCACGCCTGCTCGGTGGGCGATGGATGCAGCAGTGGGCTTTCTTAGAGCTCGCAGCCCTGGGCCCCCTACAGAGCAGTTCCGCCCAGTCCTCTCAGGTTGCTGTAAGTGCAAACGGACACAACCGGAATGGATTTCCTTCTCAGGGTTTCGTCTCTGTGAAGAATCAAATGGTTGTCACGTTgtgagcttgtgtgttgctgtgatgctggaagctgtgcctggGGGTTTCCAACACCATGGGGGTCACTGGTGGGCAGGTCTCCATGGAGCGTCCAGACTCCAAGTAGCCTATGAGGAAAGGCACAATGGGCTCTGAAAAGTAACCATTGAAGGCCCTCTGGAACGTCACATCATACTGTCCTTTGGCCCCAAAACTGCCGAGGAGCATGCAGGTGGCGCTGAATGGGCAGTTCTGTATTGTGTTATCTGAAGGGTCAGTTCAGCCTGAGTTGGACTGCACTGGACGCGGCACCAGAAGTCTGTAAGAAAGAGTACTTGCAAGCTCTCCTCTGAAGATCTACAGTGCTGAGCGCCTCCATTAACGGGAGTATGATCTGTTAACATTAGTACATCCTGCTGCTTCTGTCAGAGGAGTTTCATAAAATTTTTGGCAAGGGCCCATGGCTGggctattgaaatattttaaatcccTGGTTCTGGTTACCTAAGTggagcaataacaacaaacccaAAGTACTTTCAAATAGGTCTTTCTCCGCTGACCACATGCAATTATCCATCTTAAAATTAAGGTTCCAATTGGGCCACTGTCAAAATCAAACCCGACTGGTCTTGAAATGACCGCATGTCTGGGAATTAGTAGTTGAAAACACTGCAGAGACCTTGGGCTTTTTCCTGAATGCAGAGATGTGCTGATTTACATTGGAGTGTGGACCGAAGGGTGCTTGGTCTGGTGTTTCTCAGATCTTTGTCCTTGGAATGTCGAGTGGATACAGGCCTCAGCAGAGCATCGCTAATGGGTGAGCTATGGATCTTGGTCCTCTGTTCCTTCACTGTTGGTTCCATTTTGCCCTGGGAACTCTGCCTTTCTTTTGGTGAAGACCTTATGTAGCCTAGTTTCTGCTACCTCCTTATCTGTGTGACCATGGTCAACTTCTAGGACTTATTTGCCCGTATTGTAAGAAAGGAATGAATGATGTGTGGTTAGCCAGGCTCTCCAACACTGTTACCTAGTCCCACCACTCAGCCCGTACCTACTGTGTGTTGGAAGGGGAACCTCCTCAGCTCTGCGTGACTCAGGAAAGTGACACCCAACAGCCACTGTGCTTAGAAGTGGCCTGGCTTCTCCTGAAAATGAGACTAGTTCCACAGTGGTGCCGTTTTTGTAAGGACTCCCCAGAATTGCATCGCTGCCCTGCGAAAGACCCACATGAAGTCCCCGCGCCCCATCTCTGAGTGCCTCACTCCCGGCATGCTGGTCGCAGGTCTTCCCTTGCACTCCAGAGGGCTTTTGCTTTTACTCACTGTGGAACAGCTCCAGTTCTCCATGGCAACCTGGATGCACCTCACTGTGACCAGGATGGTGCCTGGGGTAGTTGAGAGTCTGCGGGAAATGAACAGAGGGGAGGGCTTGCCAGAAAAGAACACATCAGTCCCTGAGGCATGCTTGTGAGTCCTGCGCTTTTAGCATGACCAAGGGGCCTGCGGTCTAGAGCAGGGGCTCCAGCAGCACCCCTGTATGCATGTTCTTGCTTCTATGGGCCTTCAAAGCAATGTTGGGCACAGACGGGCACATTCAATAGGACTGGAGCAGTGGGTGCTGCAAGTGTTAGGACCTGACAGACTTCAAGCCCCTGCGTTTGTGCTTAATGATGTTGGGATTTGAGAACTGGCCATCCCTGGGCTCATCTTGAAAATGTGGAACACGATGTGCATGGTGTGCAAGGGGAAACCAAGCCCAGATTTCAGCATGTTCTCCAGAAGCCCCTGTGTGAAGGCTGAAACAGGACAGAGCGTAAACAAAACATTGTCCCAGCTCAGGCTAATGATACGTAGAATTGTAGACCCATTTTCATGGTGGTCTTGTTGAACATGGTGTACCTGGTTCAGGTCTGTGTTACACAGAAACCCATGACTaccaagtcaattcctactcaggaACACTCGGCAAACTACCTCATTCATTTCCtggggagccactggtgggtttgaactgcccaccttgaggtCAATTGTCTTAACCTGACTGTGCCTCCAAGGCTTCTGTTAAAAGGCTAGATtgatgctgggtttttttttctcctccggcTGTTTTTGTGGTGTCTGGAGTAGAGATTTAAAACCCCATGCTGCTGCAGAGGGgagagagcactagaactgatagtGATTGCTCAGTTCATTGAAAAGGTTATTTAACCATGGCGGGCAGGGGCACGCTCTAAGACAGATGTAGTTCTCGTTGTACAGTTCCCCTTGACATGTTTGTACAGTTCCCCTTGACATGTTTGAGTGACTTAAGTATTCAGTCGTACGATATGTAAATTTTGTGCCCATAAAAATATTGGAGAAAAGAAAAGGCCAGGCTACCTTAATCATGTTCCCCTGAGAGGTACCCTATTGAAAGAGATGATGAGCTTCACAGGATGTTTGGCTACTTTACTGACATGCCAACCATATTCCTCAGTTCTCTGGAAATGTTTTGCATAATTTCCCTTTGTTACTCACTTCTGTTGACCAGTGGGCCTTCTCCCTGGGACTACCCTAGAGTGGTAGCTAAGCGTAGCAACTTGGCTGCGTG
Coding sequences:
- the LOC142429687 gene encoding uncharacterized protein LOC142429687 isoform X4, which codes for MDAVAVEDVAVNFSPEEWALLDRSQRKLYRHVMMETFQNLASVVLQNLDDGEKLSTEYPIVKFLQKDTWSSMVGKLCGFHVIKDQDPKQNSCRRRLMKRHVCELSKESQCGQTLSWIPDLHTLKRTTHKQYPVSLHRGTSSTDQSSSALTRQTSLHSGCDPCQDGDREEACSCPPHSCGPVRSLPGRKPKECKDCGPSVGAFSEVPIHLRGHSEGRPFVCKECGRTFLYLSELTRHFRTHSGERPYECQQCGKAFAHHSALVLHSRTHSGERPYECKECGKAFILRSRLISHRRIHSGERPYECKECGKFFTDSSNLIVHRRIHSGEKPYGCKECGKAFTHQSALIAHRRIHSGEKPFECKVCGKAFTRQTSLIAHRRIHSREKPYECKACGRAFTQSSHLTKHERIHSG
- the LOC142429687 gene encoding uncharacterized protein LOC142429687 isoform X3; translated protein: MDAVAVEDVAVNFSPEEWALLDRSQRKLYRHVMMETFQNLASVVLQNLDDGEKLSTEYPIVKFLQKDTWSSMVGKLCGFHVIKDQDPKQNSCRSRRLMKRHVCELSKESQCGQTLSWIPDLHTLKRTTHKQYPVSLHRGTSSTDQSSSALTRQTSLHSGCDPCQDGDREEACSCPPHSCGPVRSLPGRKPKECKDCGPSVGAFSEVPIHLRGHSEGRPFVCKECGRTFLYLSELTRHFRTHSGERPYECQQCGKAFAHHSALVLHSRTHSGERPYECKECGKAFILRSRLISHRRIHSGERPYECKECGKFFTDSSNLIVHRRIHSGEKPYGCKECGKAFTHQSALIAHRRIHSGEKPFECKVCGKAFTRQTSLIAHRRIHSREKPYECKACGRAFTQSSHLTKHERIHSG